The Oryzias melastigma strain HK-1 linkage group LG13, ASM292280v2, whole genome shotgun sequence genome window below encodes:
- the LOC112149692 gene encoding integrin-linked kinase-associated serine/threonine phosphatase 2C isoform X2, which translates to MDLFGDLPEPTQTSGRLSAASASDEEEDRTAKRRREDGGEESSLGTDACGGGCTHAVCAAGLPELKAYVAARRGEREEMQDAHVLLPDMMGFLPSRPEHVSRLSYFAVFDGHGGARASRFAAEHLHHNLAKKFPPTGDAEHLDKLIRKCLLDTFRQTDEDFLKKASSQKPSWKDGSTATCVLVVDDVLYVANLGDSRAVMCRTEAAAADGPQKLLTLALSKEHNPTIYEERMRIQRAGGTVRDGRVLGVLEVSRSIGDGQYKRCGIISTPDLRRCQLTANDRFILLACDGLFKVFSADEAVRFVQNVLQEGSIEKKAGLTEEELRFEAACQQLASEAVKRGCADNVTVILVSIGC; encoded by the exons ATGGACCTGTTCGGGGACCTTCCGGAACCGACACAGACCTCTG GTCGTCTCTCAGCAGCGAGCGCCAGcgatgaggaggaggacaggACGGCCAAACGGCGGCGAGAGGACGGCGGCGAGGAG AGCTCTCTGGGGACGGACGCATGTGGGGGGGGCTGCACTCACGCTGTCTGTGCCGCAGGTCTGCCGGAGCTGAAGGCGTACGTGGCGGCGAGACGTGGCGAGCGCGAGGAGATGCAGGACGCTCACGTGCTGCTGCCGGACATGATGGGCTTCCTGCCGTCGCGGCCGGAACACGT GTCCCGCCTCTCGTATTTCGCCGTGTTCGACGGTCACGGCGGCGCCCGGGCTTCTCGATTCGCCGCTGAGCATCTTCATCACAATCTGGCGAAGAAGTTCCCTCCCACCG GAGACGCTGAACATTTAGATAAGCTCATCAGGAAGTGCCTCCTGGACACGTTCCGCCAGACGGACGAGGACTTCCTGAAGAAAGCCTCCAGCCA GAAGCCGTCGTGGAAGGACGGCTCCACGGCGACCTGCGTGCTGGTGGTGGACGACGTGCTGTACGTGGCCAATCTGGGCGACAGCAGG GCGGTGATGTGCCGGAcggaggcggcggcggcggacgGCCCGCAGAAGCTGCTGACTCTGGCTCTTAGTAAGGAGCACAACCCGACCATCTACGAGGAGCGGATGAGGATCCAGAGAGCGGGCGGAACCGTCAG GGACGGCCGCGTGCTCGGAGTCCTGGAGGTGTCGCGCTCCATCGGCGACGGCCAGTACAAACGCTGCGGGATCATCTCCACGCCGGACCTGAGGAGGTGTCAGCTTACAGCCAATGACAG GTTCATCCTCCTCGCCTGCGACGGTCTGTTCAAAGTCTTCTCAGCCGACGAAGCCGTCAGATTCGTCCAGAACGTCCTGCAG GAGGGCAGCATTGAGAAGAAGGCGGGGCTAACGGAGGAGGAGCTCCGGTTTGAGGCGGCGTGCCAGCAGCTGGCCAGCGAGGCGGTGAAGCGCGGCTGTGCCGACAACGTCACCGTCATCCTGGTTTCCATCGGCTGCTGA
- the LOC112149692 gene encoding integrin-linked kinase-associated serine/threonine phosphatase 2C isoform X3, whose product MDLFGDLPEPTQTSGRLSAASASDEEEDRTAKRRREDGGEEVEVKRVCREGLPELKAYVAARRGEREEMQDAHVLLPDMMGFLPSRPEHVSRLSYFAVFDGHGGARASRFAAEHLHHNLAKKFPPTGDAEHLDKLIRKCLLDTFRQTDEDFLKKASSQKPSWKDGSTATCVLVVDDVLYVANLGDSRAVMCRTEAAAADGPQKLLTLALSKEHNPTIYEERMRIQRAGGTVRDGRVLGVLEVSRSIGDGQYKRCGIISTPDLRRCQLTANDRFILLACDGLFKVFSADEAVRFVQNVLQEGSIEKKAGLTEEELRFEAACQQLASEAVKRGCADNVTVILVSIGC is encoded by the exons ATGGACCTGTTCGGGGACCTTCCGGAACCGACACAGACCTCTG GTCGTCTCTCAGCAGCGAGCGCCAGcgatgaggaggaggacaggACGGCCAAACGGCGGCGAGAGGACGGCGGCGAGGAGGTGGAGGTCAAGAGAGTTTGTAGAGAAG GTCTGCCGGAGCTGAAGGCGTACGTGGCGGCGAGACGTGGCGAGCGCGAGGAGATGCAGGACGCTCACGTGCTGCTGCCGGACATGATGGGCTTCCTGCCGTCGCGGCCGGAACACGT GTCCCGCCTCTCGTATTTCGCCGTGTTCGACGGTCACGGCGGCGCCCGGGCTTCTCGATTCGCCGCTGAGCATCTTCATCACAATCTGGCGAAGAAGTTCCCTCCCACCG GAGACGCTGAACATTTAGATAAGCTCATCAGGAAGTGCCTCCTGGACACGTTCCGCCAGACGGACGAGGACTTCCTGAAGAAAGCCTCCAGCCA GAAGCCGTCGTGGAAGGACGGCTCCACGGCGACCTGCGTGCTGGTGGTGGACGACGTGCTGTACGTGGCCAATCTGGGCGACAGCAGG GCGGTGATGTGCCGGAcggaggcggcggcggcggacgGCCCGCAGAAGCTGCTGACTCTGGCTCTTAGTAAGGAGCACAACCCGACCATCTACGAGGAGCGGATGAGGATCCAGAGAGCGGGCGGAACCGTCAG GGACGGCCGCGTGCTCGGAGTCCTGGAGGTGTCGCGCTCCATCGGCGACGGCCAGTACAAACGCTGCGGGATCATCTCCACGCCGGACCTGAGGAGGTGTCAGCTTACAGCCAATGACAG GTTCATCCTCCTCGCCTGCGACGGTCTGTTCAAAGTCTTCTCAGCCGACGAAGCCGTCAGATTCGTCCAGAACGTCCTGCAG GAGGGCAGCATTGAGAAGAAGGCGGGGCTAACGGAGGAGGAGCTCCGGTTTGAGGCGGCGTGCCAGCAGCTGGCCAGCGAGGCGGTGAAGCGCGGCTGTGCCGACAACGTCACCGTCATCCTGGTTTCCATCGGCTGCTGA
- the zgc:162872 gene encoding BAR_ACAPs and ArfGap_ACAP domain-containing protein, with translation MDTLLDFEECVRDSPEFRLALDQFEADVSLVEAQLQKVMKLSGKMVEAGQTYKAANQLFLSGLAELSTNHRREGVVTSCLDQFQQGLQEALSFHSMLLDQTQRAIGQQLSSLCSQFLPQLAETRKEFVRIGENLETAVLKNAQVSRHKASDAERTSHLLLATRKCYQHFALDYCLQLNTFRIQHKVDILNSVFSFVQAQFTFFHQGFDLLRDLEPTMKTMAMQLSQLSADCSTKKKELENQHLLVQQRDASGEPMVSPRPDSDHVLQGYLFKRSRRRPKTWKRCWFTIRDNQLIYRRSHKEEPAVLFEDLRLCAVKPLEHADRRFCFELLSVQRCCALQADSEQLKRAWLAALQGSIDLAYRRGGGDVAPTQQVKEAPPLLWGGDASPAPPPLRQAVLGVALEGPGNKQCCDCREAEPRWASVNLGVTMCIECSGIHRSLGVHLSKVRSLTLDSWEAEQLKLLCILGNEVMNRIYEARCSEQQSLRPGPGSPRSEKEAWIREKYVEKRFVLHGGSDGAETQRDEAGRRLYRASVEGDLVAMATALAQGAEVNGSISEEEGRTPLIGAAVGGSLLACEFLLQNGANVNHRDLRGRGALHTAATAGHTGQVCLLLKRGANQYAVDERGQDPLAIAVETAHADIVTLLRMARMNEEMRDSEGVFGAAGDDETFQDIIRDFSDMASHDPERLSRRHLSRGGEEEAEQEGGGGANCKLSVQKSFD, from the exons ATGGACACCCTGCTGGACTTTGAGGAGTGCGTCAGAGACTCCCCGGAGTTCAG ACTGGCGCTGGACCAGTTCGAGGCGGACGTTTCTCTGGTGGAGGCACAGCTGCAAAAG GTGATGAAGCTGAGCGGGAAGATGGTGGAGGCGGGACAAACTTACAAAGCAGCCAATCAGCTGTTCCTGAGCGGGCTGGCCGAGCTGTCCACCAACCACCGACGAGAGGGCGTGGTCACG AGCTGCCTGGACCAGTTCCAGCAGGGCCTGCAGGAGGCGCTCAGCTTCCACTCC ATGTTGTTGGATCAGACGCAGAGAGCCATCGGCCAGCAGCTGAGCAGCCTCTGCTCGCA GTTCCTGCCACAGCTGGCAGAAACTAGGAAGGAGTTTGTCCGGATCGGAGAGAACCTGGAAACGGCGGTGCTGAAGAACGCTCAGGTGTCACGGCACAAAGCGTCCGACGCCGAGCGGACCAGCCACCTGCTCCTCGCCACGCGCAAATGTTACCAGCACTTTGCTCTGGACTACTGTCTGCAG ctcAACACCTTCAGGATTCAGCACAAGGTGGACATCTTGAACTCG gTGTTCTCCTTCGTCCAGGCTCAGTTCACCTTCTTCCACCAGGGCTTCGACCTGCTCAGAGATCTGGAGCCCACCATGAAGACCATGGCTATGCAG CTGTCACAGCTATCGGCCGACTGTTCCACTAAGAAGAAGGAGCTGGAGAACCAGCACCTCCTGGTGCAGCAGAGG GACGCCTCAGGAGAGCCGATGGTCAGCCCACGGCCCGACAGCGACCACGTCCTGCAGGGTTACCTGTTCAAACGCTCCAGGAGGAGACCCAAGACCTGGAAGAG GTGCTGGTTCACCATCAGAGACAATCAGCTCATCTACAGGAGGAGCCACAAG GAGGAGCCGGCGGTTCTCTTCGAGGATCTGCGTCTGTGCGCCGTCAAGCCGCTGGAGCACGCCGACCGCCGTTTCTGCTTCGAGCTGCTCTCCGTCCAGAG GTGCTGTGCGCTGCAGGCTGACTCGGAGCAGCTGAAGCGGGCGTGGCTCGCCGCCCTGCAGGGCAGCATCGACCTCGCCTACAGACGGGGGGGCGGCGATGTGGCCCCCACCCAGCAG GtcaaagaagcccctcccctccTGTGGGGGGGGGATGCTTCGcccgccccccctccccttcgGCAGGCGGTGCTGGGCGTGGCCCTGGAGGGCCCCGGGAACAAGCAGTGCTGTGACTGCAGGGAGGCGGAGCCTCGTTGGGCCTCCGTCAACCTGGGAGTGACCATGTGCATAGAGTGCTCTGGAATCCACAG GAGTCTCGGGGTCCACCTGTCCAAGGTGCGCTCCCTCACTCTGGACTCGTGGGAGGCGGAGCAGCTGAAG CTGCTGtgcattctgggaaatgaaGTCATGAACCGGATCTACGAGGCTCGGTGCTCAGAACAGCAGAGTCTCCGACCCGGACCCGGCAGTCCCCG ATCGGAGAAGGAGGCGTGGATCCGAGAGAAGTACGTGGAGAAGAGGTTCGTGCTGCACGGCGGCTCAGACGGCGCCG AGACTCAGAGGGACGAGGCGGGGCGCCGTCTGTATCGGGCCTCTGTGGAGGGAGACCTGGTTGCCATGGCGACAGCACTGGCACAGGGGGCAGAGGTTAACGGGAGCATCTCTGAGGAGGAGGGCAGAACGCCACTGATAGGAGCTGCTGTCGGG GGGTCGCTGCTGGCCTGTGAGTTTCTGCTTCAGAACGGAGCCAACGTGAACCACAGAGACCTGCGGGGGCGTGGCGCTCTGCACACCGCCGCCACCGCTGGACACACCGG GCAGGTGTGTCTGCTGCTGAAAAGGGGGGCCAATCAGTATGCCGTGGACGAGCGGGGGCAGGATCCGCTGGCCATCGCCGTGGAAACAGCTCACGCTGACATCGTGACGCT GCTGCGCATGGCCCGGATGAACGAGGAGATGAGGGACTCGGAGGGAGTCTTCGGCGCCGCCG GAGACGACGAGACGTTCCAGGACATCATCAGAGACTTCAGCGACATGGCGTCTCACGACCCGGAGAGGCTCAGCAGACGACACCTCAGCCGGGGGGgcgaggaggaggcggagcaggaaggaggaggaggagccaacTGCAAGCTCAGTGTTCAGAAGAGCTTTGACTGA
- the LOC112149692 gene encoding integrin-linked kinase-associated serine/threonine phosphatase 2C isoform X1 → MDLFGDLPEPTQTSGRLSAASASDEEEDRTAKRRREDGGEEVEVKRVCREGFQLFHHNVCLPFSHQSSLGTDACGGGCTHAVCAAGLPELKAYVAARRGEREEMQDAHVLLPDMMGFLPSRPEHVSRLSYFAVFDGHGGARASRFAAEHLHHNLAKKFPPTGDAEHLDKLIRKCLLDTFRQTDEDFLKKASSQKPSWKDGSTATCVLVVDDVLYVANLGDSRAVMCRTEAAAADGPQKLLTLALSKEHNPTIYEERMRIQRAGGTVRDGRVLGVLEVSRSIGDGQYKRCGIISTPDLRRCQLTANDRFILLACDGLFKVFSADEAVRFVQNVLQEGSIEKKAGLTEEELRFEAACQQLASEAVKRGCADNVTVILVSIGC, encoded by the exons ATGGACCTGTTCGGGGACCTTCCGGAACCGACACAGACCTCTG GTCGTCTCTCAGCAGCGAGCGCCAGcgatgaggaggaggacaggACGGCCAAACGGCGGCGAGAGGACGGCGGCGAGGAGGTGGAGGTCAAGAGAGTTTGTAGAGAAGGTTTTCAGCTGTTCCACCACAATGTTTGTTTGCCTTTCTCTCATCAGAGCTCTCTGGGGACGGACGCATGTGGGGGGGGCTGCACTCACGCTGTCTGTGCCGCAGGTCTGCCGGAGCTGAAGGCGTACGTGGCGGCGAGACGTGGCGAGCGCGAGGAGATGCAGGACGCTCACGTGCTGCTGCCGGACATGATGGGCTTCCTGCCGTCGCGGCCGGAACACGT GTCCCGCCTCTCGTATTTCGCCGTGTTCGACGGTCACGGCGGCGCCCGGGCTTCTCGATTCGCCGCTGAGCATCTTCATCACAATCTGGCGAAGAAGTTCCCTCCCACCG GAGACGCTGAACATTTAGATAAGCTCATCAGGAAGTGCCTCCTGGACACGTTCCGCCAGACGGACGAGGACTTCCTGAAGAAAGCCTCCAGCCA GAAGCCGTCGTGGAAGGACGGCTCCACGGCGACCTGCGTGCTGGTGGTGGACGACGTGCTGTACGTGGCCAATCTGGGCGACAGCAGG GCGGTGATGTGCCGGAcggaggcggcggcggcggacgGCCCGCAGAAGCTGCTGACTCTGGCTCTTAGTAAGGAGCACAACCCGACCATCTACGAGGAGCGGATGAGGATCCAGAGAGCGGGCGGAACCGTCAG GGACGGCCGCGTGCTCGGAGTCCTGGAGGTGTCGCGCTCCATCGGCGACGGCCAGTACAAACGCTGCGGGATCATCTCCACGCCGGACCTGAGGAGGTGTCAGCTTACAGCCAATGACAG GTTCATCCTCCTCGCCTGCGACGGTCTGTTCAAAGTCTTCTCAGCCGACGAAGCCGTCAGATTCGTCCAGAACGTCCTGCAG GAGGGCAGCATTGAGAAGAAGGCGGGGCTAACGGAGGAGGAGCTCCGGTTTGAGGCGGCGTGCCAGCAGCTGGCCAGCGAGGCGGTGAAGCGCGGCTGTGCCGACAACGTCACCGTCATCCTGGTTTCCATCGGCTGCTGA
- the LOC112149692 gene encoding integrin-linked kinase-associated serine/threonine phosphatase 2C isoform X4: protein MQDAHVLLPDMMGFLPSRPEHVSRLSYFAVFDGHGGARASRFAAEHLHHNLAKKFPPTGDAEHLDKLIRKCLLDTFRQTDEDFLKKASSQKPSWKDGSTATCVLVVDDVLYVANLGDSRAVMCRTEAAAADGPQKLLTLALSKEHNPTIYEERMRIQRAGGTVRDGRVLGVLEVSRSIGDGQYKRCGIISTPDLRRCQLTANDRFILLACDGLFKVFSADEAVRFVQNVLQEGSIEKKAGLTEEELRFEAACQQLASEAVKRGCADNVTVILVSIGC from the exons ATGCAGGACGCTCACGTGCTGCTGCCGGACATGATGGGCTTCCTGCCGTCGCGGCCGGAACACGT GTCCCGCCTCTCGTATTTCGCCGTGTTCGACGGTCACGGCGGCGCCCGGGCTTCTCGATTCGCCGCTGAGCATCTTCATCACAATCTGGCGAAGAAGTTCCCTCCCACCG GAGACGCTGAACATTTAGATAAGCTCATCAGGAAGTGCCTCCTGGACACGTTCCGCCAGACGGACGAGGACTTCCTGAAGAAAGCCTCCAGCCA GAAGCCGTCGTGGAAGGACGGCTCCACGGCGACCTGCGTGCTGGTGGTGGACGACGTGCTGTACGTGGCCAATCTGGGCGACAGCAGG GCGGTGATGTGCCGGAcggaggcggcggcggcggacgGCCCGCAGAAGCTGCTGACTCTGGCTCTTAGTAAGGAGCACAACCCGACCATCTACGAGGAGCGGATGAGGATCCAGAGAGCGGGCGGAACCGTCAG GGACGGCCGCGTGCTCGGAGTCCTGGAGGTGTCGCGCTCCATCGGCGACGGCCAGTACAAACGCTGCGGGATCATCTCCACGCCGGACCTGAGGAGGTGTCAGCTTACAGCCAATGACAG GTTCATCCTCCTCGCCTGCGACGGTCTGTTCAAAGTCTTCTCAGCCGACGAAGCCGTCAGATTCGTCCAGAACGTCCTGCAG GAGGGCAGCATTGAGAAGAAGGCGGGGCTAACGGAGGAGGAGCTCCGGTTTGAGGCGGCGTGCCAGCAGCTGGCCAGCGAGGCGGTGAAGCGCGGCTGTGCCGACAACGTCACCGTCATCCTGGTTTCCATCGGCTGCTGA